The following proteins are co-located in the Paenibacillus sp. FSL H8-0079 genome:
- a CDS encoding ArpU family phage packaging/lysis transcriptional regulator: protein MELMLPELDRRKTQTAVEAALEKYRIYKTIAFEEREVMVTASYAERFHGATNVTGDSTARTAIYNVDVQRARQAYCDTIDFVVSRLSEKERVLVCERYLKDDDVFDYKVYNHVFDPPVSKDTYTKIRTRAFYKMALALSDRGLINMEPLSVSRKERQKLG, encoded by the coding sequence ATGGAATTGATGCTGCCCGAATTGGACCGACGTAAAACGCAAACAGCTGTTGAGGCTGCGCTGGAAAAATACCGCATTTATAAGACCATTGCATTTGAAGAACGAGAGGTTATGGTGACGGCAAGTTATGCCGAGCGTTTCCACGGTGCAACCAATGTGACAGGGGATTCCACGGCCAGAACGGCGATCTATAATGTGGACGTGCAGCGCGCGCGTCAGGCATACTGCGATACGATTGATTTTGTTGTGTCCCGGTTGAGTGAGAAAGAACGTGTACTCGTATGTGAACGGTACTTGAAAGACGATGATGTGTTCGACTATAAAGTGTATAACCATGTGTTTGATCCGCCTGTCAGCAAGGATACGTATACGAAGATTCGTACGCGTGCTTTCTACAAAATGGCGCTAGCTCTGTCGGACCGCGGACTGATTAATATGGAGCCTTTGTCCGTGTCCCGTAAAGAGAGGCAGAAGCTGGGCTAA
- a CDS encoding helix-turn-helix domain-containing protein → MVEHAFGPYMKQLREQQGYSINQLAEAAGISNSQISRIENGVRGVPKPATIRKIADALSVPYTEMMKQAGYIEPGSSTELQDVPEWATYKDRRDFKKMLEDDDDLMFDGIPLDEDDKKRIKDVLTGLFWEAKQMNKRKKTDKSDKRP, encoded by the coding sequence ATTGTGGAGCACGCTTTTGGTCCTTATATGAAACAACTGCGCGAGCAACAAGGATACAGCATCAATCAGCTCGCCGAAGCAGCCGGAATAAGCAACTCACAGATTTCACGCATTGAGAATGGGGTACGGGGTGTGCCCAAACCTGCAACCATTCGCAAGATTGCAGATGCACTCTCGGTTCCCTATACAGAGATGATGAAGCAAGCCGGCTATATTGAACCAGGGAGTTCCACTGAACTTCAGGACGTACCGGAATGGGCTACATACAAAGACCGTCGTGATTTCAAAAAGATGCTGGAGGACGATGATGATCTGATGTTTGACGGCATTCCACTCGATGAAGATGACAAGAAACGAATCAAGGATGTGTTGACAGGTCTGTTCTGGGAAGCCAAACAGATGAACAAACGCAAGAAGACAGATAAATCGGACAAGCGCCCATGA
- a CDS encoding 3'-5' exonuclease, with translation MPYIIYDLEFTVSRNTRYSSEIIDIGAVKVTENADGLTVTDTFHTYVRPSNKSVLSTDTIQFTGITQKDIDAAPLFPAALNQFIAWMGTESYYMCSWGPDDRSKLISHCRTHELDVAWITNHNDLQQQWSRTVRKEGKFRQLGLAQALEICGIEFDGTQHRALDDAINTAKVFMHQFDRFTLENNCAADDEGIASKVVYSSSTEDEEKESPFGNLATLFKTKE, from the coding sequence ATGCCATATATTATATATGATCTTGAATTCACAGTAAGCCGTAATACTCGCTATTCTTCTGAAATTATCGATATCGGCGCCGTCAAAGTTACGGAAAATGCGGATGGATTGACCGTTACAGATACATTCCATACGTATGTTCGTCCTTCCAACAAGTCCGTTCTGTCCACCGACACGATTCAGTTTACAGGTATCACGCAGAAAGATATTGATGCAGCACCTCTTTTTCCGGCAGCACTGAATCAATTCATCGCCTGGATGGGAACCGAATCCTATTACATGTGTTCCTGGGGACCCGACGACCGCAGCAAATTAATCTCTCATTGTCGTACCCATGAGCTCGATGTAGCCTGGATCACCAATCATAACGATCTCCAGCAGCAATGGTCCCGCACCGTTCGCAAAGAAGGCAAGTTCCGTCAACTCGGACTCGCGCAGGCTCTTGAAATCTGTGGCATCGAATTCGATGGTACCCAGCACCGCGCATTGGATGATGCCATCAATACAGCCAAGGTGTTCATGCATCAATTTGACCGATTCACGCTGGAAAACAACTGTGCAGCGGATGATGAGGGCATTGCATCCAAGGTCGTCTATTCCAGCTCCACAGAAGATGAAGAGAAAGAATCACCTTTTGGCAATCTGGCGACCCTTTTCAAAACCAAAGAGTAG
- a CDS encoding WYL domain-containing protein translates to MTDRLIRLMRIITLVQAKPGILARELAQRCETTERTIYRDMEALSAMHIPIANMGHGQGYMFISHFAMYPLNWSDEEAQAFMHLAEVMENIRPLLKPAFESAYEKVVASSQKNKTERVEWSEQISGLFRMGLPAWQNESNDLQNQSLITLLQAGISQNTIEGEYLSQGKKGIVRIDPYCLIPREYRFELLAYCHLSEKLRIFQVSRLQKIRILPRTFRKEDYLIQSHFRIPWAYEGSTEWTAFKIRFAPHAVERVMQEQFFIRPILTIEPEGSLLFEAILSDVEEFLVWISKYGPDAEILEPEICRIKMKERLNCWQQMYDRS, encoded by the coding sequence ATGACAGACCGACTAATCCGATTAATGCGCATTATAACGCTGGTGCAGGCCAAGCCTGGTATTTTGGCACGTGAGCTCGCCCAGCGATGCGAGACGACGGAAAGGACGATATACCGCGATATGGAGGCCCTCAGTGCAATGCATATCCCAATCGCCAATATGGGACACGGGCAAGGGTACATGTTCATCAGCCATTTTGCCATGTATCCGCTAAATTGGTCTGATGAAGAAGCCCAAGCTTTCATGCATCTTGCTGAAGTTATGGAGAACATTCGTCCTTTGCTGAAACCTGCTTTTGAGAGCGCTTATGAGAAAGTGGTTGCTTCGAGTCAGAAAAACAAAACAGAACGAGTGGAATGGTCGGAGCAGATTAGTGGGTTGTTTAGAATGGGGTTGCCTGCATGGCAAAATGAGAGCAACGATCTACAGAATCAATCCCTGATTACTTTGCTTCAGGCTGGCATTTCACAGAACACCATTGAAGGGGAGTATCTGTCTCAAGGTAAAAAAGGGATCGTACGTATAGATCCTTACTGTCTTATCCCTCGTGAATACAGATTTGAGCTGTTAGCGTATTGTCACCTGTCGGAGAAACTTCGAATATTTCAGGTGAGCCGGCTGCAAAAGATACGGATATTGCCACGCACGTTTCGCAAAGAGGATTATCTGATCCAATCGCACTTCCGTATTCCTTGGGCATACGAGGGAAGTACGGAGTGGACAGCGTTCAAAATTCGATTTGCACCCCATGCTGTGGAGCGTGTGATGCAGGAGCAATTCTTTATACGCCCCATCTTGACCATAGAGCCAGAAGGTAGCCTGTTATTTGAAGCCATATTAAGTGATGTTGAGGAATTTCTCGTATGGATTTCTAAATATGGACCTGATGCGGAGATCCTTGAACCTGAGATCTGCCGCATCAAGATGAAAGAACGCCTGAACTGTTGGCAACAAATGTACGATAGAAGTTGA
- a CDS encoding proline--tRNA ligase: MRQSEMLVPTLREAPAEADAAGHRWLLRSGMIRQLAAGIYSYLPLGRRILLNVERIVREEMDRAGCQEVLLPIMQPAELWEESGRYTQYGPELMRLKDRHAREFALGPTHEEVVTALARDEVSSYRKLPFTLYQIGTKFRDERRPRFGLLRGREFIMKDAYSFASDWEELDRTYQAMNTAYSRILERCGLDYIRVEADAGTIGGQGETHEFMALADVGEDTIVTCKHCGYAANLEKADYQTSVDIGKKEGSSEVSAVSVNADSAFQLEEQPGVESVVRISTPGVRTIAELSSFVGEGAEHMIKTLLYVADGELIAALVRGDHELNDIALKQVLGAKELILADDAAIAAHPSLKVGFLGPIGLNLPMVVDADVAGMKSAITGANEVDMHVSGVRPGIDFALERVERIRFAAEGDACPTCASPLVFTKGIEVGHIFKLGTKYSDAMGASFLDRNGRQCAPVMGCYGIGVSRLMAAIAEQYAGDEGIRWPAAVAPYDVHLITVSWKDEQQRQLTLELEQQLVDGGYTVLVDDRDERPGVKFKDAELIGLPVQIVIGRGAAEGQVELGSHALAALGELKRIGLTAQEAVLYVKEQLTS, translated from the coding sequence ATGCGTCAAAGTGAAATGCTTGTTCCAACATTACGTGAAGCGCCAGCGGAGGCAGATGCAGCGGGACATCGCTGGTTACTACGTTCCGGTATGATTCGCCAACTGGCGGCGGGGATCTACAGTTACCTGCCCCTCGGACGGCGCATATTGTTGAACGTTGAACGGATCGTTCGTGAAGAGATGGATCGTGCCGGATGTCAGGAAGTGTTGCTACCGATTATGCAGCCTGCTGAGCTGTGGGAAGAATCCGGAAGATACACACAGTATGGTCCTGAATTGATGCGTCTGAAGGATCGTCATGCACGGGAATTTGCTCTTGGACCAACACATGAGGAAGTCGTAACTGCGTTAGCGCGGGACGAGGTGAGTTCGTACCGTAAGCTGCCATTCACCCTATATCAGATTGGAACCAAGTTCCGGGACGAGCGCCGTCCTCGATTTGGATTGCTGCGCGGTCGTGAGTTCATCATGAAGGATGCGTACTCTTTTGCTTCGGATTGGGAAGAGCTCGATCGTACGTATCAGGCGATGAACACAGCGTATAGCCGCATTCTGGAACGTTGTGGTCTCGACTATATCCGTGTTGAGGCGGACGCGGGAACGATTGGCGGTCAAGGGGAAACGCATGAGTTCATGGCTCTTGCTGACGTGGGTGAGGACACGATTGTAACCTGCAAACATTGTGGATATGCTGCAAATCTGGAGAAAGCTGATTATCAGACTTCCGTAGATATTGGGAAAAAAGAAGGAAGCTCTGAAGTTTCGGCTGTTTCTGTGAACGCAGACTCTGCGTTTCAACTGGAAGAGCAACCAGGAGTGGAAAGCGTAGTACGAATTTCGACACCTGGTGTTCGTACGATTGCAGAGTTAAGTTCCTTTGTGGGCGAAGGTGCTGAACATATGATCAAAACGTTGCTTTATGTGGCAGATGGTGAGCTCATCGCTGCCCTTGTACGTGGAGATCATGAACTGAATGACATCGCATTGAAGCAGGTGTTGGGTGCAAAGGAACTGATCCTTGCAGACGATGCAGCCATTGCGGCACATCCGAGTCTGAAGGTAGGTTTTCTGGGTCCGATTGGACTGAATCTGCCGATGGTGGTGGACGCTGACGTGGCAGGGATGAAGAGCGCAATTACAGGAGCCAATGAAGTGGATATGCATGTTTCTGGCGTACGCCCAGGCATTGATTTTGCATTGGAGCGAGTAGAGCGCATTCGTTTTGCTGCCGAAGGGGATGCTTGCCCAACGTGTGCATCGCCGCTTGTGTTTACCAAAGGTATTGAGGTTGGACATATTTTCAAATTGGGAACGAAATACAGTGATGCCATGGGTGCTTCATTCCTGGATCGCAATGGTCGCCAGTGCGCGCCGGTCATGGGATGTTACGGAATTGGCGTATCCCGCCTGATGGCCGCGATAGCTGAACAATATGCAGGAGATGAAGGCATTCGCTGGCCGGCCGCTGTTGCGCCATATGATGTGCATCTGATTACAGTGAGCTGGAAGGATGAGCAGCAACGTCAGCTTACCCTCGAACTGGAACAACAATTAGTCGATGGCGGTTACACTGTACTGGTCGATGACCGGGATGAACGTCCGGGTGTGAAATTCAAGGATGCCGAGCTAATCGGATTGCCTGTGCAGATCGTCATTGGCAGAGGTGCAGCTGAAGGACAGGTTGAATTGGGATCACACGCGCTTGCGGCATTGGGTGAATTGAAACGAATCGGGTTGACTGCACAGGAGGCTGTGCTTTATGTGAAGGAACAGCTTACTTCCTAG
- a CDS encoding 5'-nucleotidase C-terminal domain-containing protein, which translates to MKIWKNYVSLLLTVCLLFGSVGIAAAATDTTPGTGKHITILHTNDTHARAVESSPAMGFAKVAGIADKYRSENPNTLLLDAGDAVHGTTFATLVNGESIVKVMNEMGYQAIVPGNHEFNYGSDRLIELADMMNFPMLSANVKKKDGTRLFDPYLIKEVDGVKIGIIALTTPETLYKTNPKNVEGLDITDPSAEAKVLVNEIRSKVDVVVVLGHLGQDASSTDTSFKVVKEVPGIDVFIDGHSHTILQDGLVSDNGTLIASAGEYTNYVGVIDLWVDGGKVTKKQATLIDETEAKDIKPNEKVATLVNSIQKEQEPILKEEVANTAILLDGKREQVRAGETNLGDLLADAIRDISNADIALTNGGGIRASIEKGIVTKGDIITVLPFGNQVVTLEVKGSDILAALEVGVASYPEPSGGFPQVSGIKFKIDTSAAEGSRVHSVIVGDKALDPEATYTLATNDFTAVGGDEYTMFTKYATTGMYGALDEALINYMQKLGAVDIKTDGRISEAKKPAVEPETPATETPAPTTPKPETPKPEKPVKPTSSKPAPAKLHVVKSGDSLYSISKQYGTTWQALQKLNNIKNPHWIYPGQQLKLPAAS; encoded by the coding sequence ATGAAAATCTGGAAAAATTATGTTTCACTTCTGCTAACGGTCTGTTTGCTGTTTGGCAGTGTAGGTATTGCCGCGGCTGCAACGGACACCACTCCGGGCACAGGCAAACACATTACCATTCTACATACGAATGATACGCATGCCCGTGCAGTTGAATCTTCACCTGCTATGGGTTTTGCCAAAGTAGCTGGAATCGCTGACAAATATCGTAGCGAAAACCCGAACACGCTCTTGCTCGATGCTGGAGATGCTGTGCATGGTACAACATTTGCCACTCTTGTGAATGGTGAGAGCATCGTGAAAGTCATGAATGAAATGGGATACCAAGCCATCGTACCGGGTAACCACGAATTCAACTATGGTTCGGATCGCCTGATCGAACTGGCAGACATGATGAACTTCCCAATGCTGAGTGCCAACGTGAAGAAAAAAGACGGAACACGTCTCTTCGATCCTTATCTCATTAAGGAAGTCGATGGCGTGAAGATTGGTATCATCGCTTTGACTACACCGGAAACGTTGTACAAAACGAATCCGAAAAACGTAGAAGGTCTTGATATTACAGATCCATCTGCGGAAGCTAAAGTTCTGGTGAACGAAATCCGCAGCAAAGTAGATGTTGTTGTTGTTCTGGGACACCTTGGACAAGACGCGTCCAGCACCGATACTAGCTTTAAAGTCGTTAAAGAAGTTCCTGGCATCGACGTATTCATCGATGGGCACAGTCACACAATACTGCAAGATGGCCTTGTATCCGATAACGGAACATTGATCGCAAGTGCAGGAGAATACACCAACTATGTAGGTGTCATCGATCTGTGGGTAGATGGTGGTAAAGTAACGAAGAAACAAGCAACATTGATTGATGAAACTGAAGCAAAAGACATCAAACCGAATGAGAAAGTTGCGACTCTCGTGAACTCCATTCAAAAAGAACAAGAGCCTATCTTGAAAGAAGAAGTAGCCAACACAGCTATTCTGCTGGATGGTAAACGTGAACAGGTACGTGCAGGTGAAACCAACCTGGGTGACCTGCTTGCAGATGCAATTCGTGATATCAGCAACGCAGATATCGCACTGACTAACGGTGGTGGTATCCGTGCTTCCATTGAAAAAGGTATCGTAACCAAAGGTGATATCATCACAGTGCTTCCTTTTGGTAACCAAGTTGTAACGCTTGAAGTGAAAGGGTCCGATATTCTGGCAGCCCTTGAAGTCGGTGTAGCTTCCTATCCGGAACCAAGCGGTGGATTCCCGCAAGTATCTGGAATCAAGTTCAAAATCGATACTTCCGCTGCTGAAGGTAGCCGTGTACATTCCGTAATCGTTGGCGATAAAGCCCTTGATCCGGAAGCAACATACACGCTGGCAACCAATGATTTCACTGCTGTTGGCGGTGACGAATACACCATGTTCACCAAATATGCTACAACAGGTATGTACGGCGCATTGGATGAAGCGTTGATCAACTACATGCAAAAGCTTGGCGCTGTAGACATCAAAACAGATGGTCGGATCAGTGAAGCGAAGAAACCTGCAGTAGAGCCGGAAACTCCTGCAACCGAAACACCAGCTCCAACTACGCCAAAACCAGAAACACCAAAACCGGAAAAACCAGTTAAACCAACATCAAGCAAACCAGCTCCAGCCAAACTGCATGTTGTGAAATCCGGAGATTCCCTGTACTCCATCTCCAAACAATACGGCACAACTTGGCAGGCATTGCAAAAGCTGAACAATATCAAAAATCCACACTGGATTTATCCAGGTCAACAACTGAAATTGCCTGCAGCTTCTTAA
- a CDS encoding ImmA/IrrE family metallo-endopeptidase: MDDIVTKLIRKHRTNCPFSIARAVGIQIRFTNLGKSTKGLYFRKLRRRFIVIHNDLPPEWQRFVCAHELGHDRLHKGINRFFLEEHSYFAPGKLERQANRFAIQLLTSGVMPEPDESLEKFCLRTGLPREAQHFFYTI, translated from the coding sequence ATGGATGACATCGTAACAAAGCTGATTCGAAAACACCGGACCAACTGCCCGTTCAGCATTGCCCGCGCGGTTGGAATACAGATTCGTTTCACCAATTTGGGGAAATCCACCAAAGGGCTGTACTTTCGCAAGCTCCGGCGCAGGTTTATCGTCATACACAATGATTTGCCGCCGGAATGGCAGCGGTTCGTGTGCGCCCATGAGCTTGGCCATGATCGGCTTCACAAAGGAATCAATCGTTTCTTTCTGGAGGAGCACTCCTATTTTGCACCAGGCAAGCTGGAAAGACAGGCCAATCGTTTTGCCATTCAGTTGTTAACGTCCGGAGTGATGCCTGAACCGGATGAATCTCTGGAGAAATTCTGTTTACGTACCGGACTGCCGCGTGAAGCGCAGCATTTTTTTTACACCATTTAA